The following coding sequences are from one Streptomyces venezuelae window:
- a CDS encoding MerR family transcriptional regulator — translation MSEYPGAVPVENGGSGGGLSIGKVAEATGLSVHALRFFEREGLFLREIPRTGGGQRIYEQADVDWLLLCGRLRVSGMPIATIKKFAALVRSGPGNERERLALLREHERDVRTKIDDLNACLEVIHGKVTTYEQHLRDGTAVGLWSPRPLTSPRRDSSVQ, via the coding sequence ATGAGCGAGTATCCGGGCGCTGTGCCCGTGGAGAACGGCGGTAGCGGGGGTGGCCTGTCCATAGGGAAGGTCGCCGAGGCGACCGGCCTGAGCGTGCACGCCCTGCGGTTCTTCGAGCGGGAAGGGCTCTTCCTGCGCGAGATCCCGCGGACCGGCGGAGGACAACGGATCTATGAGCAGGCGGATGTGGACTGGCTCCTGCTGTGCGGGCGGCTCCGTGTCTCCGGCATGCCGATCGCCACGATCAAGAAATTCGCGGCGCTCGTGCGGTCCGGCCCCGGCAACGAGCGGGAACGCCTGGCGCTGCTACGGGAGCACGAGCGCGATGTACGCACGAAGATCGACGACCTGAACGCCTGCCTGGAGGTCATCCATGGCAAGGTCACCACCTACGAGCAGCACCTACGCGACGGGACGGCCGTCGGCCTGTGGTCGCCCCGGCCACTCACATCTCCGCGTCGCGATTCGTCGGTGCAATGA
- a CDS encoding single-stranded DNA-binding protein — protein sequence MAGETVITVVGNLVDDPELRFTPSGAAVAKFRVASTPRTFDRQTNEWKDGESLFLTCSVWRQAAENVAESLQRGMRVIVQGRLKQRSYEDREGIKRTVYELDVEEVGASLKNATAKVTKTTGRGGQGGYGGGGGGQQGGGWGGGSGGGQQQGGGGAPADDPWATGAPAGGGQQQGGGGGGWGGSSGGSGGGYSDEPPF from the coding sequence ATGGCAGGCGAGACCGTCATCACGGTCGTCGGCAATCTTGTCGACGACCCCGAGCTGCGCTTCACCCCCTCCGGTGCGGCGGTCGCGAAGTTCCGTGTCGCGTCCACCCCCCGCACCTTCGACCGTCAGACGAACGAGTGGAAGGACGGCGAAAGCCTCTTCCTCACCTGCTCGGTCTGGCGTCAGGCGGCGGAGAACGTCGCGGAGTCGCTCCAGCGAGGCATGCGCGTCATCGTGCAGGGCCGGCTGAAGCAGCGGTCCTACGAGGACCGTGAGGGCATCAAGCGCACGGTCTACGAGCTGGACGTCGAGGAAGTCGGCGCCAGCCTGAAGAACGCCACGGCCAAGGTCACCAAGACCACCGGCCGAGGCGGCCAGGGCGGTTACGGCGGCGGTGGCGGCGGCCAGCAGGGCGGCGGCTGGGGCGGTGGCTCCGGCGGCGGTCAGCAGCAGGGTGGCGGCGGTGCTCCCGCCGACGACCCCTGGGCGACCGGTGCGCCGGCCGGCGGCGGCCAGCAGCAGGGCGGCGGCGGTGGCGGCTGGGGCGGAAGCTCCGGCGGCTCCGGTGGCGGCTACTCGGACGAGCCCCCCTTCTAA
- a CDS encoding SDR family NAD(P)-dependent oxidoreductase gives MITEQRRLGTGFGAHSTADDVLAGMDLAGTTALVTGGYSGLGLATTRALVHAGAHVVVPARRPETAEHALRGLPRTEVHALDLADLDSVRVFSERFVGTGRPLDILINGAGVMACPETRVGPGWEAHFAINHLGHFALAHRLRPAFAPDGARVVTVASSGHFLSDIRWTDPHFDASYDRWLAYAQSKTANALFAVHLNRLGADHGLRAFAVHPGSILTPLQRHIPREEWLAQGWVTPGGTPAVGFKSPEQGAATTVWAATSPLLENRGGAYCQDCDIAEPALTDDMLIGGVKPWAVDPGAAARLWDLSCELTGLSAF, from the coding sequence ATGATCACCGAACAGCGGAGGCTCGGTACGGGCTTCGGCGCCCACAGCACGGCCGACGATGTCCTCGCAGGGATGGACCTGGCGGGCACCACGGCTCTCGTGACCGGCGGCTACTCGGGCCTCGGGCTCGCCACGACCCGCGCTCTCGTCCACGCCGGCGCCCACGTCGTGGTCCCCGCTCGGCGCCCGGAAACGGCCGAACACGCTCTGCGCGGTCTGCCGCGGACCGAGGTGCACGCCCTCGACCTCGCGGACCTGGACAGTGTCCGCGTCTTCTCCGAACGCTTCGTCGGCACCGGCCGCCCACTCGACATCCTCATCAACGGCGCGGGTGTGATGGCCTGCCCCGAGACACGCGTCGGTCCCGGCTGGGAGGCGCACTTCGCCATCAACCACCTCGGGCACTTCGCGCTGGCCCACCGCCTGCGTCCCGCCTTCGCTCCGGACGGCGCCCGCGTCGTCACCGTCGCCTCCTCCGGACACTTCCTCTCCGACATCCGCTGGACCGACCCGCACTTCGACGCCAGCTACGACCGCTGGCTGGCCTACGCCCAGTCCAAAACCGCCAACGCCCTCTTCGCCGTGCACCTGAACCGCCTGGGCGCCGACCACGGCCTGCGCGCCTTCGCCGTGCACCCCGGCAGCATCCTCACCCCGCTGCAGCGCCACATCCCGCGCGAAGAGTGGCTCGCGCAGGGCTGGGTGACTCCGGGCGGGACACCCGCCGTCGGCTTCAAGAGCCCCGAGCAGGGCGCGGCGACGACTGTGTGGGCGGCGACCTCACCACTGCTGGAGAACCGGGGAGGGGCGTACTGCCAGGATTGCGACATCGCCGAACCGGCCCTCACCGACGACATGCTGATCGGTGGCGTAAAGCCGTGGGCCGTCGACCCCGGGGCGGCGGCGCGGCTCTGGGACCTCTCCTGCGAACTCACCGGGCTCAGCGCGTTCTGA
- the rpsR gene encoding 30S ribosomal protein S18, translating to MAKPPVRKPKKKVCAFCKDKVTYVDYKDTNMLRKFISDRGKIRARRVTGNCTQHQRDVATAVKNSREMALLPYTSTAR from the coding sequence ATGGCGAAGCCGCCTGTGCGCAAGCCTAAGAAGAAGGTCTGCGCTTTCTGCAAGGACAAGGTCACGTACGTGGACTACAAGGACACGAACATGCTGCGGAAGTTCATTTCCGACCGCGGCAAGATCCGTGCCCGCCGCGTGACCGGCAACTGCACGCAGCACCAGCGTGACGTCGCCACGGCCGTGAAGAACAGCCGTGAGATGGCGCTGCTGCCCTACACGTCCACCGCGCGATAA
- a CDS encoding MATE family efflux transporter, whose amino-acid sequence MTQAPAAPKAARRRHDREIIALAVPAFGALVAEPLFVLADSAIVGHLGTAQLAGLGVASALLTTAVSIFVFLAYATTAAVARRVGAGDLQAAIRQGMDGIWLALLLGAAVIAVVLPTAPALVDLFGASDTAAPYAVTYLRISSLGIPAMLVVLAATGVLRGLQDTKTPLYVAIGGFVANGVLNVGLVYGADLGIAGSAWGTVIAQCGMATVYLYVVVRGAKRHGASLRPDAAGIRACAQAGAPLLVRTLSLRAILMIATAVAARLGDSDVAAHQIVLSLWSLLAFALDAIAIAGQAIIGRYLGADDPDGARAVCRRMVQWGIASGVVLGLLVVLARPVFIPLFTGDGDVQDAALPALVVIALAQPICGIVFVLDGVLMGAGDGPYLAWAMIATLAVFTPVALLVPTFGGGLTALWGAMTLMMAVRMLTLWLRSRSGRWLVTGATR is encoded by the coding sequence ATGACACAGGCTCCCGCGGCGCCCAAAGCCGCACGGCGAAGGCACGACCGAGAGATCATCGCGCTCGCCGTCCCCGCGTTCGGCGCGCTCGTGGCCGAGCCCCTTTTCGTCCTCGCCGACAGCGCCATCGTCGGGCACCTCGGCACCGCCCAACTGGCCGGCCTCGGCGTCGCCTCGGCGCTCCTCACCACCGCGGTGAGCATCTTCGTCTTCCTCGCATACGCCACCACGGCCGCCGTCGCCCGTCGGGTCGGCGCCGGAGATCTCCAGGCCGCCATCCGGCAGGGCATGGACGGCATCTGGCTCGCGCTGCTCCTCGGCGCGGCCGTCATCGCGGTCGTCCTGCCCACCGCCCCCGCTCTCGTCGACCTTTTCGGCGCCTCCGACACAGCGGCCCCGTACGCCGTCACGTATCTGCGGATCTCCTCGCTCGGCATCCCCGCCATGCTCGTCGTGCTCGCCGCCACGGGTGTACTGCGCGGACTGCAGGACACCAAGACCCCGCTGTACGTCGCCATCGGCGGCTTCGTCGCCAATGGCGTCCTGAACGTCGGTCTGGTCTACGGCGCGGACCTCGGCATCGCCGGCTCCGCCTGGGGCACCGTCATCGCCCAGTGCGGCATGGCCACCGTGTATCTCTACGTCGTCGTACGCGGCGCCAAACGCCACGGCGCCTCACTGCGCCCGGACGCCGCCGGCATCCGGGCCTGCGCGCAAGCTGGTGCGCCGCTTCTCGTCCGTACGCTCTCGCTGCGCGCCATCCTGATGATCGCCACCGCCGTCGCCGCCCGCCTCGGCGATTCCGACGTGGCCGCCCACCAGATCGTTCTTTCCCTGTGGAGTTTGCTGGCCTTCGCACTCGACGCCATCGCCATCGCCGGGCAGGCGATCATCGGGCGCTACCTGGGAGCCGATGATCCTGACGGCGCCCGCGCCGTCTGCCGTCGCATGGTCCAGTGGGGCATCGCATCGGGGGTGGTCCTCGGCCTGCTGGTCGTCCTCGCGCGGCCCGTGTTCATCCCGCTCTTCACTGGCGACGGAGACGTCCAGGACGCGGCCCTGCCCGCCCTCGTCGTCATCGCGCTCGCCCAGCCCATCTGCGGCATCGTCTTCGTCCTGGACGGCGTCCTGATGGGAGCGGGCGACGGCCCGTACCTGGCTTGGGCAATGATCGCCACGTTGGCCGTCTTCACGCCCGTCGCCCTGCTCGTACCGACCTTCGGCGGCGGGCTGACCGCTCTGTGGGGCGCGATGACGCTGATGATGGCGGTCCGGATGCTGACGCTGTGGCTGCGTTCCCGCTCCGGCCGCTGGCTCGTCACGGGCGCCACGCGCTGA
- a CDS encoding MarR family winged helix-turn-helix transcriptional regulator: MTATDPALTALAQSWCALSLLHGKIEAHVERALQAKHGLSVREYSLLDVLNRQHDGEGGHLQMKQVADAVVLSQSATTRLVTRLEERGLLARYLCPTDRRGIYTDVSEAGAALLAQARPTNDAALREALDEAARNPELAPLVKAVETLRA, encoded by the coding sequence ATGACAGCGACAGACCCCGCACTGACCGCGCTCGCCCAAAGCTGGTGCGCCCTTTCCTTGCTCCACGGCAAGATCGAGGCGCATGTAGAGCGCGCCCTGCAGGCCAAGCACGGCCTGAGCGTGCGGGAGTACAGCCTTCTGGACGTGCTCAACCGCCAGCACGACGGCGAGGGTGGCCACCTGCAGATGAAGCAGGTCGCCGATGCGGTGGTGTTGAGCCAGAGCGCGACCACACGCCTGGTGACCCGGCTCGAGGAGCGCGGCCTACTGGCCCGCTATCTGTGCCCCACGGACCGCCGTGGCATCTACACCGACGTCAGTGAGGCCGGTGCCGCGCTTCTCGCGCAAGCGCGCCCCACGAACGACGCGGCATTGCGCGAGGCGCTCGACGAGGCCGCGCGGAACCCGGAGCTCGCCCCGCTGGTCAAGGCTGTCGAAACACTGCGCGCGTAG
- the rplI gene encoding 50S ribosomal protein L9, with product MKIILTHEVSGLGAAGEVVDVKDGYARNYLIPRNFAIRWTKGGEKDVEQIRRARKIHEIATIEQANEIKAQLEGVKVRLAVRSGDAGRLFGSVTPADIASAIEAAGGPKVDKRRVELGSPIKTLGAHATSVRLHPEVAAKVNVEVVSA from the coding sequence ATGAAGATCATCCTCACCCACGAGGTCTCCGGCCTCGGCGCCGCCGGCGAGGTCGTAGACGTCAAGGACGGCTACGCCCGCAACTACCTGATCCCGCGGAACTTCGCGATCCGCTGGACCAAGGGTGGCGAGAAGGACGTCGAGCAGATCCGTCGTGCTCGCAAGATCCACGAGATCGCGACCATCGAGCAGGCCAACGAGATCAAGGCCCAGCTCGAGGGCGTCAAGGTCCGCCTGGCCGTCCGCTCCGGCGACGCCGGTCGTCTCTTCGGTTCCGTCACCCCGGCCGACATCGCTTCGGCGATCGAGGCTGCCGGTGGTCCGAAGGTCGACAAGCGCCGTGTCGAGTTGGGCTCGCCGATCAAGACCCTGGGCGCCCACGCGACGTCCGTGCGTCTGCACCCCGAGGTTGCCGCGAAGGTCAACGTCGAGGTCGTCTCCGCCTAA
- the dnaB gene encoding replicative DNA helicase: MSISEPLDDPWADSGPSDRLPVSRQRRDGGGGRSRDEQHDRGREGGWDSGGSSFERVPPQDLDAEQSVLGGMLLSKDAIADVVEVLKGHDFYRPAHETIYASILDLYAKGEPADPITVAAELTKRGEITKVGGASYLHTLVQTVPTAANAEYYAEIVHERAVLRRLVEAGTKITQMGYAADGDVDEIVNSAQAEIYAVTEQRTTEDYLPLGDIMEGALDEIEAIGSRSGEMTGVPTGFTDLDQLTNGLHPGQMIIIAARPAMGKSTLALDFARACSIKHNMPSVIFSLEMGRNEIAMRLLSAEARVALHHMRSGTMTDEDWTRLARRMPDVSAAPLYIDDSPNLSMMEIRAKCRRLKQRNDLKLVVIDYLQLMQSGGSKRAESRQQEVSDMSRNLKLLAKELELPVIALSQLNRGPEQRTDKKPMVSDLRESGSIEQDADMVILLHREDAYEKESPRAGEADIIVGKHRNGPTATITVAFQGHYSRFVDMAQT; this comes from the coding sequence GTGAGTATCTCCGAGCCTTTGGACGACCCCTGGGCCGACAGCGGTCCCAGTGACCGTCTGCCCGTCTCCCGCCAGCGCCGCGACGGCGGCGGCGGTCGGAGCCGCGACGAACAACACGATCGTGGCCGGGAGGGCGGCTGGGACAGCGGAGGCTCGTCGTTCGAGCGTGTTCCCCCGCAGGACCTCGACGCGGAGCAGTCGGTGCTCGGCGGCATGCTGCTGTCCAAGGATGCGATCGCCGACGTCGTCGAGGTCCTCAAGGGCCATGACTTCTACCGGCCGGCGCACGAGACGATCTACGCCTCGATCCTGGACCTCTACGCCAAGGGCGAGCCGGCCGACCCGATCACCGTCGCGGCCGAGCTCACCAAGCGGGGCGAGATCACCAAGGTCGGTGGCGCGTCGTACCTGCACACGCTCGTGCAGACGGTGCCGACAGCGGCGAACGCGGAGTACTACGCGGAGATCGTCCACGAGCGGGCGGTGCTGCGCCGCCTCGTCGAGGCCGGCACGAAGATCACCCAGATGGGATACGCGGCCGACGGCGACGTCGACGAGATCGTCAACAGCGCCCAGGCCGAGATCTACGCGGTCACCGAGCAGCGCACCACCGAGGACTACCTCCCGCTCGGCGACATCATGGAGGGCGCCCTCGACGAGATCGAGGCGATCGGTTCGCGGTCAGGCGAGATGACCGGCGTGCCGACCGGGTTCACCGACCTCGACCAGCTCACCAACGGCCTGCACCCGGGCCAGATGATCATTATCGCGGCACGTCCCGCCATGGGTAAGTCCACGCTGGCCCTCGACTTCGCACGGGCCTGTTCGATCAAGCACAACATGCCGAGCGTGATCTTCTCGCTCGAAATGGGGCGCAACGAGATCGCCATGCGTCTGCTCTCCGCCGAGGCGCGCGTGGCCCTGCATCACATGCGCTCCGGCACGATGACCGACGAGGACTGGACGCGCCTCGCCCGGCGCATGCCGGACGTCTCGGCCGCCCCCCTCTACATCGACGACTCCCCGAACCTGTCGATGATGGAGATCCGCGCCAAGTGCCGCCGCCTCAAGCAGCGGAACGACCTGAAACTCGTCGTCATCGACTACCTGCAGCTCATGCAGTCGGGCGGATCCAAGCGGGCCGAGAGCCGCCAGCAGGAAGTCTCGGACATGTCGCGAAACCTTAAGCTCCTCGCCAAGGAGCTGGAGCTGCCGGTCATCGCCCTCTCGCAGCTGAACCGTGGTCCCGAGCAGCGCACCGACAAAAAGCCCATGGTCTCCGACCTGCGTGAGTCCGGCTCGATCGAGCAGGACGCGGACATGGTGATCCTGCTGCATCGCGAGGACGCGTACGAGAAGGAGTCGCCGCGCGCGGGCGAGGCGGACATCATCGTGGGCAAGCACCGTAACGGCCCCACGGCGACGATCACCGTCGCCTTCCAGGGGCACTACTCGCGCTTCGTGGACATGGCACAGACCTGA
- a CDS encoding serine hydrolase domain-containing protein, translating to MTTPREELLPSTRRALLHRVATAQTEGRSPSLVAAVARDGELVWAGGRSMVDGHEPDENVQYRIGSITKTFTAVLVMRLRDEGVLDLNDPLEKHLPGTGAGEATIAELLAHTGGLAAETPGEWWERTPGTDRPELADVLGEAPFKHPVGRRHHYSNPGYTLLGSLVEALRGAPWEDVLRREVLEPLGLTRTSAQPQAPHADGWAVHPWADVMMPEPAEDLGLMAPAGQLWSTTADLVRFGHFLVTGDDRVLGADSVREMRTPAAPLPTGEWDRAYGLGVDLLRWDKGSLAGHGGSLPGFLAALWVSEADGVAAVALANCTSGPPVAALAIDLVKIVSEAEPRIPEPWRPLSEVDQKVLELAGPWYWGTQVLVLRLTAEGGVELGPLSGWGRQARFRPNGDGTWTGLNGYYAGELLEAVRRPDGSVSHLDLGSFVFTREPYDEGAPIPGGVDPQGWRGF from the coding sequence ATGACAACACCCCGTGAAGAGCTGCTCCCCTCCACCCGCCGAGCCCTGCTGCACCGCGTCGCCACCGCTCAGACAGAGGGCCGGTCTCCCTCGCTGGTGGCCGCGGTGGCCCGGGACGGCGAGTTGGTGTGGGCCGGCGGCCGCAGCATGGTGGACGGGCACGAGCCGGACGAGAACGTCCAGTACCGGATCGGTTCGATCACCAAGACCTTCACCGCCGTACTGGTGATGCGGCTGCGCGACGAGGGCGTACTGGACCTCAACGACCCGCTGGAGAAGCACCTGCCGGGCACCGGAGCAGGAGAGGCCACCATCGCCGAACTCCTGGCGCACACCGGCGGGCTGGCCGCCGAGACCCCCGGCGAGTGGTGGGAGCGCACCCCTGGGACAGATCGACCGGAGCTCGCGGACGTCCTCGGCGAGGCGCCCTTCAAACATCCCGTCGGCAGGCGCCACCACTACTCCAACCCCGGTTACACGCTGCTGGGTTCGCTGGTCGAGGCGTTGCGGGGCGCTCCGTGGGAGGACGTGCTGCGCCGCGAGGTGCTCGAGCCCCTGGGGCTGACCCGTACCAGTGCGCAGCCCCAGGCTCCGCACGCCGACGGCTGGGCCGTGCACCCGTGGGCGGACGTGATGATGCCGGAGCCCGCGGAGGACCTGGGCCTGATGGCTCCGGCCGGGCAACTCTGGTCCACGACGGCCGACCTCGTGCGGTTCGGGCACTTCCTGGTGACGGGCGACGACCGGGTCCTCGGCGCCGATTCCGTACGGGAGATGCGGACTCCGGCAGCACCGCTGCCGACCGGTGAATGGGACAGGGCGTACGGCCTGGGAGTGGACCTGCTGCGGTGGGACAAGGGCAGCCTGGCGGGGCACGGCGGGTCACTGCCGGGCTTCCTGGCCGCCCTGTGGGTGAGCGAGGCGGACGGTGTGGCCGCTGTCGCGCTCGCCAACTGCACGTCCGGACCGCCGGTGGCGGCGCTGGCCATCGACCTCGTGAAGATCGTTTCCGAGGCCGAGCCGCGGATTCCCGAGCCGTGGCGGCCGCTGTCCGAAGTCGATCAGAAGGTGTTGGAGCTGGCGGGCCCCTGGTACTGGGGGACTCAGGTGCTCGTGCTGCGTCTGACGGCCGAGGGCGGTGTGGAGCTGGGGCCGTTGTCCGGTTGGGGGCGCCAGGCTCGGTTCCGGCCCAACGGTGACGGCACCTGGACGGGGCTCAACGGGTACTACGCGGGGGAGCTGTTGGAGGCCGTGCGGCGGCCCGACGGTTCGGTGAGCCACCTCGACCTGGGGTCGTTCGTCTTCACCCGGGAGCCGTACGACGAAGGGGCACCGATCCCGGGCGGCGTGGACCCGCAGGGGTGGCGCGGCTTCTAA
- the rpsF gene encoding 30S ribosomal protein S6, translating into MRHYEVMVILDPDLEERAVSPLIENFLSVVREGNGKVEKVDTWGRRRLSYEIKKKPEGIYSVIDLQAEPAVVKELDRQMNLNESVLRTKVLRPEMH; encoded by the coding sequence ATGCGTCACTACGAAGTGATGGTCATCCTCGACCCCGATCTCGAGGAGCGCGCTGTCTCCCCGCTGATCGAGAACTTCCTCTCCGTCGTCCGTGAGGGCAACGGAAAGGTCGAGAAGGTCGACACCTGGGGCCGTCGTCGTCTGTCCTACGAGATCAAGAAGAAGCCCGAGGGCATCTACTCGGTCATCGACCTGCAGGCCGAGCCTGCGGTCGTCAAGGAGCTCGACCGACAGATGAACCTGAACGAGTCGGTCCTCCGGACCAAGGTCCTCCGTCCCGAGATGCACTGA
- a CDS encoding carboxymuconolactone decarboxylase family protein — MQARMQNPALIIPEAMTALLSLSQISRKQGLSQATIELVQLRVSQINGSSVCVEGNARSAVAAGATDMQCLSVAAWRSLPCFTPAERAAFALAEAATRLADRPDPVPAAVWDEAARHFTERELAALVLAIGVANMLNRINVLTRRHAGSQPWEC; from the coding sequence ATGCAGGCTCGTATGCAGAACCCCGCCTTGATCATCCCTGAGGCCATGACAGCCTTGCTGAGCCTGTCCCAGATCTCCAGGAAGCAGGGGCTGTCCCAGGCGACGATCGAGCTGGTGCAGCTGCGCGTGAGTCAGATCAACGGAAGCAGCGTCTGTGTCGAGGGGAACGCGCGCAGTGCCGTCGCAGCGGGCGCCACAGACATGCAGTGTCTTTCGGTGGCTGCCTGGCGGAGTCTCCCGTGCTTCACGCCTGCGGAACGCGCCGCCTTCGCCCTCGCCGAGGCCGCCACCCGACTCGCGGACCGTCCCGATCCGGTGCCGGCGGCGGTCTGGGACGAGGCTGCGCGGCACTTCACCGAGCGGGAGCTGGCGGCACTCGTCCTCGCCATCGGCGTGGCCAACATGCTCAACAGGATCAACGTCCTCACGCGGCGCCACGCCGGATCGCAGCCCTGGGAGTGTTGA
- a CDS encoding NADP-dependent oxidoreductase, with translation MKRVSFAEFGGPEVLHLTEAEEPHAGPGQIRVAVRAAGVNPVDWRIREGQFHQPDQRDQSRQARQTHPSVLPSGTGQDAAGLVDEIGPGVTTVEVGDRVFGRGSSTYAEFAVLSAWARMPENLTFEEAAGYPSVVETALRIIRQSGVQPGQTLLVSGASGGVGSAVLQIARDRGITVIGTAGAANQDYLRSLGALATSYGEGWVKRVRQLGHVDAALDLAGSGVIPELVELTGDPQKVISIADLTAPEHGVRFSGVTGNVPQALAEAADLIARGRLHIPVEKTYQLTEAAAAQADSQAGHTRGRRVIVI, from the coding sequence ATGAAGAGAGTCAGCTTCGCCGAGTTCGGCGGTCCCGAAGTCCTGCACCTCACCGAGGCCGAGGAACCCCACGCGGGCCCCGGCCAGATACGGGTCGCTGTGCGCGCAGCGGGGGTGAACCCCGTCGACTGGCGGATTCGCGAAGGCCAGTTCCACCAGCCTGATCAGCGCGATCAGTCCCGCCAGGCTCGCCAGACCCATCCGAGCGTCCTGCCCTCAGGAACGGGGCAGGACGCCGCCGGACTGGTCGACGAAATCGGCCCGGGCGTCACCACGGTCGAGGTCGGCGACCGCGTGTTCGGGCGCGGATCGAGCACGTACGCCGAATTCGCCGTGCTGTCGGCCTGGGCCCGCATGCCCGAGAACCTGACCTTCGAAGAAGCGGCCGGGTACCCCTCCGTGGTGGAGACCGCGCTGCGCATCATTCGTCAGTCCGGTGTGCAGCCCGGACAGACGCTGCTGGTCAGCGGCGCGTCCGGGGGCGTCGGATCAGCGGTACTGCAGATCGCCCGTGATCGTGGCATCACGGTGATCGGCACGGCCGGAGCCGCCAACCAGGACTACCTGCGCAGCCTGGGTGCGCTCGCCACGAGCTACGGAGAGGGCTGGGTCAAGCGAGTCCGACAACTCGGCCACGTCGACGCCGCGCTCGATCTGGCCGGCTCGGGTGTGATCCCCGAGCTCGTCGAACTGACCGGAGACCCCCAGAAGGTGATCTCCATCGCCGATCTGACCGCACCGGAACACGGCGTCCGGTTCTCCGGCGTGACCGGCAACGTGCCGCAGGCCCTCGCCGAGGCCGCCGACCTCATCGCGCGGGGACGACTCCACATCCCGGTCGAGAAGACGTACCAGCTCACCGAGGCGGCCGCGGCCCAGGCAGACAGTCAGGCCGGACACACACGCGGACGCCGGGTCATCGTCATCTGA
- a CDS encoding TetR/AcrR family transcriptional regulator, which translates to MTAPTTPSGSALPSRPTAQPGPGTPTGRRERKKAATRQKIADTAMRLFLERGYDTVGIRDVAAEADVAVTTLFSHFASKEALVFERDDHFEQRLTQAVTGRGPHEPLIPALRHEIHAMVRHCTADGTAAIYRMIDETRALREYEESMRLRHAESLATAIAADPELSRTTTACRAIARFVVDAYALAREASDPQAAVDEIFRMIEAAWEIA; encoded by the coding sequence ATGACCGCCCCGACGACGCCGTCCGGATCTGCCTTGCCGAGCAGGCCCACCGCCCAGCCCGGACCGGGCACACCGACCGGACGGCGGGAGCGAAAGAAGGCCGCCACCCGTCAGAAGATCGCCGACACCGCTATGCGGCTCTTCTTGGAGCGCGGCTACGACACGGTGGGCATCCGGGACGTGGCAGCCGAGGCCGACGTCGCCGTCACCACGCTCTTCTCCCACTTCGCCTCCAAAGAGGCTTTGGTGTTCGAGCGGGACGACCATTTCGAGCAGCGCCTCACACAGGCCGTCACCGGCAGGGGGCCCCATGAGCCGCTCATCCCCGCGCTGCGCCACGAGATCCACGCGATGGTCCGGCACTGCACGGCGGACGGGACCGCCGCGATCTACCGCATGATCGACGAGACCCGTGCGCTGCGGGAGTACGAGGAGTCGATGCGGCTGCGCCACGCGGAGTCCCTGGCGACGGCCATCGCCGCCGATCCCGAGCTGTCCAGGACCACGACGGCCTGCCGCGCGATCGCGCGGTTCGTGGTCGACGCCTACGCCCTGGCCCGCGAGGCATCCGACCCGCAGGCCGCCGTGGACGAGATCTTCCGGATGATCGAGGCGGCCTGGGAGATCGCCTGA
- a CDS encoding GNAT family N-acetyltransferase: MGDLEIRPAVAADLPAIVGMLADDPLGATRESPDDLTPYVTAFERLDGDPNQHLVVAEREGRVVGTLQLTIVPGLSRKGATRSIIEGVRVHADERGSGLGTRFIEWAIAESRRQNCQLVQLTSDVTRTDAHRFYERLGFQASHVGFKMPL, from the coding sequence ATGGGAGATCTTGAGATACGCCCCGCCGTTGCCGCGGACCTGCCTGCCATCGTGGGCATGCTCGCCGACGACCCCTTGGGGGCGACACGTGAATCACCGGACGACCTCACTCCGTACGTCACGGCATTCGAGCGACTGGACGGCGACCCGAACCAGCATCTGGTCGTAGCCGAACGCGAGGGCCGCGTCGTCGGCACGCTTCAGCTCACAATCGTTCCGGGACTCTCCCGTAAGGGTGCCACCCGCTCGATCATCGAAGGGGTGCGCGTGCATGCCGACGAGCGCGGCAGCGGGCTCGGCACCCGGTTCATCGAATGGGCCATAGCGGAATCCCGGCGCCAGAACTGCCAGTTGGTGCAGCTGACGTCCGATGTCACACGCACCGACGCCCACCGTTTCTACGAACGGCTCGGATTCCAGGCCTCGCATGTCGGGTTCAAGATGCCCCTCTGA